Proteins from a single region of Pirellulaceae bacterium:
- a CDS encoding lamin tail domain-containing protein — protein sequence MGFKLRRRRSASQIRSRVNLGSRKTLLEALEPRHLLAADLIISEVMASNDLAHQDDDGASSDYIELFNSGNSAVDLDGWHLTDDVDNRTRWTFPSVSLAPGNALLVYASGNDRRDADKPLHTNFSISRGGEYLGLYEPDGRTPAFEFNELPEQYTDVSYGVGQTLVDREFISSDHPATVYLPTSEANDLPAASWTAAEYDDSTWTARTTGLGFDDDTTDGEFGPYINENGELSMRGSASSAYIRTEFEIAGESPTFEDLQLEIQFDDGFVGYLNGHEVVRMNAPEALSWDSVATQSNGGIAEDLDFPDFSQDESEFTFNGDSSYQGSKLTITPSAANMNGAVWRTEPVQFGSDYTFSASMVFDIHSPGGGFADGDSDGIGGEGVTFVLQSNDNNVLGSGGSSLGLENTGSTFLAIELDSGADGAFDPDDTLPSHLGINTSADGSLARTALGRFNGNGFFPGDPGPGSNFLHVWLDYVGSSNQLDVYYASNDQKPAAPRLSTTVDLNELFAGTPELYAGWTASTTAAFNGHDVTAFDINTGIGEVGIEPIQVSLREHVDKLQSGSNVLAFHGLNVTSDDEDFLLIPKLSGTEVSTDATQGFFVTPTPGDINGESSAPPSGGVTISEPTKVFSEAFTVGISSETAGATIRYTLDGTLPSEESELYSEPLTISATTRLRARAFEADFSPGPTSTAGYVQASPELVNFEGGGAFESNLPVVIIDSFGNRAVDRDSVKLVPSVGLFIGTGEDGNANLFDEPEYAGRVGARIRGQSSQGWAKRQYAIEFIQGDSDDSEALKSQFTKDLAVSVFGLPAESDWVLSGPYADKTQLNNYLTFKLSREMGQYAPRTRLVEVFINGQASDEEQAMLDFEDDYRGTYMLVEKIKADRNRVDINRLSPSDNSENEISGGYIWKKDKTGAEDLNITTDNGQQVRIVEPGCSDVGRDGDRRNACLTGEISDEQVDWLQAHISEFEAALYGPDFTDPNEGYAKYIDVGSWIDTWLLVEYSKNIDGFRLSTYYHKDQNGKIKQGPAWDYNLAFGNANYLRGGHPDGWYGKSIGADGYPYWTRLFEDPAFELAVANRWFELRESVLKTDKVLADIDEAVNRLSNGNPNLDKPAEGEPSNPISRNYQRWTNRTYGTDKYHWPNCYFVGNNGDCPKESPLPGGREPETYADHIFLMKRFVDLRSQWIDEQFQNPLSVSPEPGLVSAGTAVEFTAPDNFDLYYTTDGTDPINASFDVIGENNPVEYLVPTSQDLLEQCMGRRLSNPETCFVNPSYVAGTNGESWSTGTLGIGFDAGGGKFQDLVSTNLESELKGVNSVAYLRIPFTFNENITVTDVSLDVQYDDGFVAYLWRNNGSVTEVARSNVPGEIDDHPIETVPFNAISTESRDSTRFESFPIDMHRVELLPDENNYLVIQAVNSDPNDNDFFFDARLTFTGRHEEPNLEMSKYTTPLIIENNTELFVRAFDKSSNQWVRGFRDSYLTEVSELTITEVHYNPAPPTTAELVEIPELTADDFEFIEIQNIGNDTNLLNTVFDQGIQYQFDDITLNADAIGVVVNNRDAFQLRYGTDINVLGQYTGNLANNGETISLSDAFGGELVEFAYSDNNPWPIVADGNGGSLQLVDPAETPKSLYGKPDSWNQSSRFGGTPGTLDSNLFGISINEVLSRTDPANETDAIELYNRSSAQIDLGGWYLSDSLNDLQKYQIPADTSIAAGAMLVLREDAFNAGPNGFAFSGTDGDRLWISTANDSGEPEWIVDYVDFRASLSGESHSRYPNGTGPLAPTAPSLGTTNSYPRVGPVILSEVQYDADAPSEAAVAAFADITSSDLEFIELHNSSDQPIKLTDWRLRGGVDMDFDLDAELAPQETAVIVSFNPDRSDNADRTSAFRAHYGISDNVRLIGGFQGGLSGTGERVTLLSRDITLANQPVVLPLVVQDEIIYDNGGTWPSNADGTGMTLTRRDAISYGNLGSSWTAAAASPGAVTFVGLVGDLNGDQLVDVEDVDALCGAIQSGSNEAQYDLDSNGLVNLADQNYLVEEVLNTTAGDANLDGNFDSRDLVLVFTAGLYEQTDASATWASGDWNCDGQFTTSDLVASFQAGSYLFAASPISNLAEMSLIAASLADGLNHHTDATQVDRLFQEHSAQPSDTRAGNLLEQQQLAPVIHDRIFAELPSQRKSARADLDNKVLEQLFESLDADQL from the coding sequence ATGGGGTTCAAACTTCGTCGCAGACGATCCGCTAGTCAGATCCGCTCTCGTGTCAATCTCGGTTCCCGCAAAACGCTACTCGAGGCCCTCGAGCCACGCCACCTGCTGGCGGCCGACCTCATTATTTCGGAAGTAATGGCTTCTAACGACTTGGCTCACCAAGACGACGACGGCGCCTCATCCGACTACATTGAACTTTTCAACTCCGGTAATTCGGCAGTGGACCTCGATGGCTGGCACCTGACCGATGACGTGGACAATCGCACCCGTTGGACTTTTCCATCTGTCTCCCTTGCTCCCGGGAACGCCCTACTGGTTTACGCGTCTGGAAACGACAGACGGGACGCTGACAAGCCTCTCCACACCAATTTCAGCATTTCTCGGGGCGGGGAATATCTGGGGCTTTACGAACCGGACGGACGCACCCCAGCGTTCGAGTTCAATGAGTTGCCCGAGCAATACACCGATGTTTCCTACGGTGTGGGTCAAACGCTGGTAGATCGTGAATTCATCAGCAGCGATCATCCTGCCACTGTCTACCTTCCTACGTCGGAAGCAAATGACCTGCCCGCCGCAAGCTGGACGGCAGCTGAGTACGACGACAGCACGTGGACAGCTCGCACGACCGGCCTTGGCTTCGACGATGACACAACCGACGGCGAATTCGGACCTTACATTAATGAAAACGGCGAACTCAGCATGCGTGGATCCGCGTCATCCGCTTACATTCGCACCGAATTTGAGATTGCTGGCGAGTCGCCGACCTTTGAGGATTTGCAGCTGGAGATTCAGTTCGACGATGGCTTCGTAGGTTATTTGAACGGCCATGAGGTTGTGCGAATGAATGCCCCCGAGGCCTTATCCTGGGACTCCGTGGCCACACAAAGTAATGGTGGAATCGCCGAAGACCTTGATTTCCCTGATTTCAGCCAAGACGAGTCAGAGTTCACTTTTAATGGTGACTCATCCTACCAAGGCTCCAAGCTAACTATCACACCATCAGCCGCTAACATGAACGGTGCCGTTTGGCGAACCGAGCCAGTTCAATTCGGCAGTGATTACACGTTCAGCGCTTCGATGGTCTTCGATATCCATAGTCCGGGCGGTGGATTTGCGGACGGCGACTCAGACGGAATCGGCGGCGAGGGCGTGACCTTCGTGCTGCAGTCCAACGACAACAACGTGCTAGGTTCTGGAGGCTCGAGCCTCGGTCTGGAAAATACAGGCTCAACCTTTCTCGCCATTGAATTAGATTCGGGCGCCGACGGTGCGTTTGACCCGGACGATACGCTACCGAGTCACCTGGGTATCAACACGAGTGCCGACGGAAGCTTGGCTCGGACCGCCTTGGGACGATTTAATGGAAATGGTTTTTTCCCCGGTGATCCCGGTCCGGGAAGCAACTTTCTTCATGTGTGGTTGGACTATGTCGGCAGCAGCAACCAACTGGATGTCTACTACGCAAGCAACGATCAAAAGCCAGCGGCACCAAGACTTTCTACGACCGTCGACCTAAACGAATTATTTGCCGGGACGCCCGAACTGTATGCCGGCTGGACGGCCAGCACCACGGCGGCATTCAACGGCCACGACGTGACTGCGTTCGACATCAACACAGGCATCGGGGAGGTTGGCATCGAGCCAATTCAAGTAAGCCTGCGAGAGCACGTCGACAAGCTTCAAAGCGGATCCAATGTGTTAGCGTTTCACGGTCTTAACGTGACCTCCGATGATGAAGATTTTTTACTGATTCCCAAATTATCCGGAACTGAAGTAAGCACGGACGCCACTCAAGGGTTCTTTGTCACTCCGACACCTGGTGACATTAATGGTGAATCAAGCGCCCCACCCTCGGGCGGTGTCACCATCTCAGAACCCACCAAGGTGTTCAGCGAAGCGTTCACGGTTGGGATTTCGTCCGAGACAGCCGGCGCAACAATCCGCTACACACTTGATGGCACGCTCCCCAGTGAAGAGTCCGAATTGTATTCGGAGCCCCTCACCATTTCGGCAACCACAAGATTGCGTGCTCGCGCCTTCGAGGCAGATTTCAGCCCCGGTCCCACTAGCACGGCCGGCTATGTTCAAGCCTCCCCGGAGCTCGTTAATTTTGAGGGCGGCGGTGCCTTCGAATCCAATTTACCCGTCGTCATCATTGATTCGTTCGGCAATCGGGCCGTCGATCGAGACTCCGTTAAGCTCGTTCCGTCGGTTGGTCTCTTCATCGGTACCGGCGAAGACGGCAACGCCAATCTTTTTGACGAACCCGAATACGCAGGTCGTGTCGGAGCGAGGATCCGTGGTCAAAGTTCCCAGGGCTGGGCCAAGCGTCAATATGCCATCGAATTTATCCAAGGCGATTCCGACGATTCCGAAGCATTAAAGTCTCAATTCACCAAAGACCTCGCCGTGTCGGTATTCGGTTTACCTGCTGAATCCGATTGGGTTTTAAGTGGGCCGTACGCAGACAAAACCCAATTAAACAACTACCTCACCTTCAAATTGTCCCGAGAAATGGGTCAGTACGCGCCTCGCACACGCCTCGTTGAAGTGTTCATTAACGGTCAAGCGTCCGATGAAGAACAAGCGATGTTGGACTTCGAGGACGATTACCGTGGCACCTACATGCTGGTAGAAAAGATCAAGGCGGATAGAAATCGTGTTGACATCAATCGACTCTCTCCCAGCGACAATTCCGAAAACGAGATCAGCGGCGGATACATTTGGAAAAAGGATAAGACGGGAGCAGAAGACTTAAACATCACAACCGATAACGGGCAACAAGTCCGGATCGTTGAGCCAGGATGTTCCGATGTAGGACGCGATGGCGATCGCAGGAATGCTTGCTTGACCGGTGAAATCTCTGACGAACAGGTCGATTGGCTGCAAGCGCACATTTCTGAATTCGAAGCGGCTCTTTACGGACCTGATTTCACCGACCCCAATGAAGGCTACGCAAAATACATTGATGTGGGCTCCTGGATCGATACCTGGCTACTCGTCGAATACTCCAAGAACATCGATGGTTTCCGGCTTAGCACCTATTATCACAAAGACCAAAACGGAAAAATCAAACAGGGGCCAGCTTGGGATTACAACCTGGCCTTTGGAAATGCCAACTATCTCCGCGGCGGACATCCAGACGGCTGGTACGGAAAAAGCATCGGCGCCGATGGTTATCCCTATTGGACACGACTTTTCGAGGATCCAGCCTTTGAATTAGCCGTTGCCAATCGGTGGTTTGAGCTCCGTGAATCCGTCTTGAAGACGGACAAAGTCTTGGCCGATATTGATGAAGCGGTCAATCGTTTGTCGAATGGGAATCCTAACCTGGACAAACCAGCTGAGGGCGAGCCCTCCAACCCGATCTCGCGCAACTACCAGCGTTGGACAAATCGAACTTACGGCACCGACAAGTATCACTGGCCAAATTGCTATTTCGTGGGCAACAACGGAGACTGCCCGAAGGAATCGCCCTTACCAGGTGGCCGAGAACCTGAGACCTATGCTGACCACATCTTTTTAATGAAAAGGTTCGTTGATTTGCGATCCCAGTGGATTGACGAGCAATTCCAAAACCCCTTGTCCGTATCCCCCGAGCCGGGACTCGTGTCTGCAGGTACAGCAGTAGAATTCACGGCACCTGACAATTTCGACCTGTATTACACTACCGATGGAACCGACCCGATCAACGCGTCCTTCGACGTCATCGGTGAAAACAATCCGGTCGAATACCTAGTACCCACCAGCCAAGATTTACTTGAGCAGTGCATGGGGCGCCGTCTCAGCAATCCAGAAACTTGCTTTGTGAATCCAAGCTACGTTGCCGGTACGAATGGAGAATCCTGGTCGACGGGTACTCTGGGGATCGGCTTTGACGCCGGGGGTGGAAAATTCCAAGATCTGGTCAGCACAAACCTCGAGTCAGAACTCAAGGGCGTAAACTCGGTCGCTTACCTGAGAATTCCATTCACATTCAATGAGAACATCACGGTAACAGACGTCAGTTTGGACGTTCAATACGACGATGGGTTTGTTGCTTATCTGTGGCGAAACAATGGGTCCGTCACCGAGGTGGCACGATCGAATGTTCCCGGTGAGATCGACGACCATCCCATCGAAACAGTACCCTTTAACGCAATCTCGACTGAGAGCCGCGATTCTACCCGTTTTGAATCCTTCCCCATCGACATGCATCGCGTGGAACTTCTACCCGACGAAAATAACTACCTGGTGATTCAAGCGGTCAACAGCGACCCCAATGACAACGACTTCTTCTTCGACGCGAGGCTCACCTTTACCGGTCGCCATGAAGAACCCAATCTGGAAATGTCGAAATACACCACGCCGTTGATTATCGAGAACAACACAGAACTCTTTGTTCGCGCGTTTGACAAGAGTTCTAACCAATGGGTTCGAGGCTTCCGCGACAGCTACCTTACAGAAGTCTCCGAACTGACCATCACCGAAGTACACTACAATCCGGCCCCTCCAACGACTGCAGAACTCGTGGAAATCCCTGAACTCACTGCAGATGATTTTGAATTTATCGAGATCCAAAACATCGGCAATGATACCAATCTCCTGAACACGGTGTTCGACCAGGGAATTCAATATCAATTCGACGACATCACGCTGAATGCAGATGCGATTGGCGTGGTTGTGAATAATCGCGATGCGTTCCAGCTTCGATACGGCACGGACATCAACGTTCTTGGACAATACACCGGCAACCTAGCGAACAACGGTGAGACGATTTCGCTCAGTGATGCGTTCGGTGGCGAATTGGTCGAATTCGCTTACAGCGACAACAATCCCTGGCCGATCGTTGCAGATGGAAACGGTGGATCATTGCAACTCGTCGATCCCGCTGAAACACCGAAATCCTTGTATGGAAAACCTGATTCCTGGAATCAGAGTAGTCGCTTTGGGGGCACTCCAGGCACGCTCGACAGCAATCTTTTTGGTATCTCGATCAACGAGGTACTTTCTCGCACCGATCCGGCAAATGAAACTGACGCTATCGAGTTGTACAACAGGTCCTCTGCTCAGATCGATTTGGGCGGCTGGTACTTGAGCGACTCGCTCAACGACTTGCAGAAGTATCAAATTCCTGCCGACACCTCAATCGCAGCGGGCGCCATGCTTGTCTTACGAGAAGACGCCTTCAACGCCGGACCTAACGGATTTGCCTTTAGCGGCACGGATGGAGACCGACTCTGGATTTCCACAGCCAACGATAGCGGCGAACCCGAATGGATCGTCGATTACGTCGACTTCCGTGCATCACTTTCCGGCGAATCTCACTCGCGTTATCCGAACGGCACTGGGCCATTGGCTCCCACGGCGCCCTCACTTGGAACGACGAACAGCTATCCTCGTGTTGGCCCGGTCATCCTGTCGGAAGTCCAATATGACGCAGACGCACCGTCGGAAGCCGCAGTCGCCGCTTTTGCCGACATTACCTCATCCGATCTAGAATTCATTGAGCTCCACAACTCAAGCGACCAACCGATCAAGCTTACCGACTGGCGTCTCCGCGGCGGTGTCGACATGGACTTCGATCTCGACGCCGAGCTTGCCCCGCAGGAAACGGCCGTGATCGTTTCGTTTAACCCCGATCGATCAGACAACGCCGACCGCACGTCCGCCTTCCGTGCCCACTACGGAATCAGCGACAATGTTCGACTGATTGGAGGGTTCCAAGGTGGCCTCAGTGGAACCGGCGAACGTGTCACCTTACTCAGTCGCGACATTACATTGGCTAACCAACCGGTTGTGTTGCCCTTAGTTGTGCAGGACGAGATTATTTACGACAACGGAGGCACCTGGCCCAGCAACGCGGATGGAACCGGCATGACGCTCACCCGACGTGATGCGATCAGCTACGGAAACCTGGGTAGCTCCTGGACTGCCGCCGCCGCTTCACCGGGAGCCGTCACCTTTGTTGGCCTCGTTGGCGATTTGAATGGCGATCAGCTCGTGGATGTTGAGGACGTTGACGCATTGTGCGGTGCTATCCAAAGCGGCAGCAATGAAGCTCAGTACGACCTCGACAGCAACGGGCTCGTCAACCTTGCTGACCAAAACTACCTCGTGGAAGAAGTTCTCAATACGACCGCAGGCGATGCCAACCTTGACGGAAACTTCGACTCCCGTGACTTAGTCCTGGTATTTACTGCCGGCCTCTACGAGCAGACTGACGCCTCAGCAACTTGGGCTAGTGGCGACTGGAATTGCGATGGACAGTTCACGACAAGTGATCTCGTGGCATCGTTCCAAGCCGGAAGCTACCTGTTTGCTGCCAGCCCGATCAGCAATCTGGCTGAGATGAGCTTGATTGCAGCCAGCCTCGCCGATGGACTGAACCATCACACAGACGCGACGCAAGTCGACCGTCTGTTCCAAGAGCATTCGGCCCAACCAAGTGACACGCGGGCCGGAAACTTGCTTGAGCAACAACAACTGGCACCGGTCATCCACGATCGAATCTTCGCCGAATTACCTTCCCAAAGAAAATCGGCACGTGCAGATCTGGATAATAAAGTACTGGAACAGCTTTTTGAATCGCTCGACGCCGATCAGCTGTAG
- a CDS encoding prolyl oligopeptidase family serine peptidase: MTLMLNLCVCLLFGLEATGTRQNDQRTAVIGGRVLASKHGADQRHLPMGKPVSARDLPCRSVLHNSFDQRLLAQASVPAMPRRQDFVVAGHKVFVIEPPPESRRKGRLPWVWYAPTFIGRYPNEQEQWMFDRFHAAGIGVAGVDVGESHGSPQGRDIYQSLYEELTQKRGYAEKPILLGRSRGGLMLYSWAAEHPSCVGGIAGIYPVCNVKTYPGLERAAAEYGITAEQLEERIADYNPIDRLSGLAKAKVPIFHLQGDQDDVVPLEMNSAIVEKRYRALGGTVTVEVMKGQGHNLWKGWFQSPRLTEFIISQAWKSNESASKLDSAKAARD, translated from the coding sequence ATGACTCTGATGCTTAATTTATGTGTGTGCTTGTTGTTCGGTCTGGAGGCGACTGGGACCCGCCAAAATGATCAGCGGACCGCGGTGATTGGAGGTCGGGTGCTGGCGTCTAAGCATGGTGCCGATCAGCGTCACTTGCCCATGGGTAAGCCGGTCTCCGCCAGGGATCTCCCATGCCGAAGCGTGTTGCACAACTCCTTTGATCAGCGGCTGTTGGCTCAGGCATCCGTTCCCGCGATGCCGCGGCGACAGGACTTTGTCGTGGCGGGACATAAGGTGTTTGTGATTGAACCTCCACCGGAGTCGCGACGAAAAGGCCGCTTGCCGTGGGTTTGGTATGCCCCAACCTTCATCGGCAGATACCCGAATGAACAAGAGCAGTGGATGTTCGATCGATTCCACGCCGCGGGGATTGGCGTGGCGGGAGTGGATGTGGGTGAATCGCATGGGAGTCCCCAAGGACGCGACATCTATCAATCGCTCTACGAGGAATTAACGCAGAAGCGTGGTTATGCTGAAAAACCGATCTTGCTCGGGCGTAGTCGCGGTGGATTGATGCTGTACAGTTGGGCGGCCGAACACCCGTCTTGTGTGGGAGGCATCGCAGGGATCTATCCGGTCTGTAACGTTAAGACCTATCCCGGCTTGGAGCGAGCTGCTGCTGAATATGGAATCACTGCGGAGCAGCTGGAAGAAAGAATAGCCGACTATAATCCCATTGATCGATTGAGCGGTTTGGCGAAAGCGAAAGTTCCGATCTTTCATCTTCAAGGTGATCAGGATGACGTGGTACCTCTGGAAATGAATTCCGCCATTGTGGAAAAACGTTATCGAGCACTGGGCGGCACGGTAACGGTTGAGGTGATGAAAGGGCAGGGGCACAATCTTTGGAAAGGCTGGTTCCAGTCACCCCGTTTGACAGAGTTCATTATTTCACAAGCTTGGAAGTCAAACGAATCGGCGTCGAAGCTGGACTCTGCAAAAGCAGCAAGAGACTGA
- a CDS encoding exo-alpha-sialidase — MNRIYLILFAFFLPANCFADPTFTSQNIFAPTNKHAHSSSIVECPDGSLIACWFFGSGERTAADVVVQGARLAKGAHHWSPVFLMADTPKFPDCNPVLFIDSHDRLWMFWISVLAERWECSQLKYRRADQAHGQGAPDWSWQDTIQLKPGQAFAEVMRERFDQLGVKDGMWAEYAKPYRRLLLEAAQDPSKRQMGWMTRTHPITLPRGRILLPLYSDGYNTSLMGISDDQGQTWRASSPIVGLGPIQPSVVRKRNGELVAFCRDSGHPPPRVLVARSQDDGETWSPATDSTLPNPGSSLEAIALNDGKWILICNDTDQGRHRLSVLLSTDEGQSWKHQRVIEPSDTEGKTFDYPSVIQSQDGLIHLTYSYSSTEGRCIRHCVMNVEWIESGANR; from the coding sequence ATGAATCGCATTTACTTGATCCTATTTGCTTTTTTCCTGCCAGCAAACTGTTTCGCCGATCCCACATTTACCTCTCAGAATATTTTCGCTCCCACGAATAAGCACGCCCATTCAAGCAGCATTGTGGAATGTCCCGACGGCAGTCTGATCGCGTGTTGGTTTTTCGGGAGTGGTGAACGCACAGCAGCGGATGTCGTGGTTCAGGGAGCACGCTTGGCAAAAGGAGCACATCACTGGAGCCCTGTCTTCTTAATGGCAGACACGCCTAAGTTTCCAGATTGTAATCCAGTTTTGTTTATCGACAGCCATGATCGACTTTGGATGTTTTGGATTTCAGTCCTGGCGGAACGTTGGGAATGCAGCCAGCTGAAGTATCGCCGGGCGGATCAAGCCCATGGACAGGGAGCGCCAGATTGGTCCTGGCAGGATACGATCCAATTAAAGCCGGGGCAAGCATTTGCAGAGGTCATGCGAGAACGTTTCGACCAACTGGGCGTAAAAGACGGCATGTGGGCCGAATACGCAAAACCCTACCGCCGACTGCTGTTGGAGGCAGCCCAAGATCCGTCCAAACGCCAAATGGGCTGGATGACTCGCACTCATCCCATCACGCTTCCCCGTGGACGCATCCTACTTCCCCTGTATTCAGACGGCTACAACACATCGTTGATGGGCATCTCCGATGATCAGGGTCAAACTTGGCGGGCAAGCTCTCCCATCGTAGGCCTGGGGCCGATTCAACCATCTGTCGTGAGAAAACGGAACGGCGAATTGGTGGCTTTTTGCCGAGACTCTGGCCATCCACCGCCACGGGTTCTTGTTGCCCGTTCTCAGGATGACGGTGAAACCTGGTCTCCAGCCACTGACAGTACTCTTCCCAACCCCGGTTCGAGCTTAGAAGCGATCGCGCTGAACGATGGAAAGTGGATTCTGATTTGTAATGACACCGACCAAGGTCGCCATCGACTGTCAGTGCTGCTGTCAACTGACGAGGGTCAGAGCTGGAAGCATCAACGAGTGATCGAACCAAGTGATACAGAAGGAAAAACGTTCGACTATCCTTCCGTCATTCAGTCACAGGACGGCTTGATTCACCTGACCTATAGTTACAGTTCCACGGAAGGTCGCTGCATTCGACACTGCGTCATGAATGTGGAATGGATTGAAAGCGGAGCGAACCGTTAA
- a CDS encoding isoprenylcysteine carboxylmethyltransferase family protein translates to MLVIKSLVGVAFQLTLFAALLLLPAPTWDWPRALQFLIVYGIATTIAVFILARIAPHGLEARLSAPASASQPKRDRIVTCFMVLLFLAWFIFIPIDVFHFHLLPPPSRSLSALGAVVSIAGFGLCLASIYRNAFVAPIVKDQSDRGHTLVDTGIYGIVRHPMYLGMLLWLIGLGLWLESTAGSLATLVLAQIFLLRIKIEEATLSNSLPGYVGYKRRVPYRLIPFIW, encoded by the coding sequence ATGCTTGTGATCAAGAGCCTCGTCGGTGTCGCATTCCAGCTGACGTTATTCGCAGCGTTACTGCTCCTGCCAGCCCCAACCTGGGACTGGCCTCGAGCCCTTCAGTTTTTGATCGTTTACGGCATCGCAACAACGATCGCGGTCTTTATCCTGGCTCGCATCGCCCCGCACGGTCTCGAGGCTCGACTTTCCGCTCCGGCGTCGGCTAGTCAGCCGAAGAGGGATCGGATTGTCACTTGTTTTATGGTCTTACTCTTCCTCGCTTGGTTTATCTTCATTCCAATTGATGTCTTCCACTTCCACCTATTGCCGCCGCCTTCACGCTCGCTATCGGCATTGGGAGCCGTCGTCTCAATCGCGGGTTTCGGATTATGTCTGGCATCGATTTATCGAAATGCTTTTGTTGCTCCGATTGTAAAAGACCAATCGGATCGTGGGCACACTTTAGTCGATACGGGCATTTACGGCATCGTCCGCCATCCCATGTATCTCGGGATGCTCTTGTGGCTAATCGGCCTGGGCCTTTGGCTTGAAAGTACAGCAGGATCTCTCGCAACCCTCGTCTTGGCCCAGATATTCCTACTTCGCATCAAGATCGAAGAGGCCACCTTGTCGAATTCGCTACCCGGTTACGTGGGCTACAAGCGCCGAGTGCCCTACCGTCTGATTCCGTTTATTTGGTAA
- a CDS encoding serine hydrolase has product MRYSLFAVCVLCLPALSVAQSGQTPPENAAINKAMQGFVDADAIAGAVTLVGHRGKIVHLSAVGWADVEKQRPMKKGSLFAIASMTKPIVSTAVMILQDEGKLSVDDKVSKYLPAFAEVKLQGGETPSREMTIRDCVTHTAGLSGKQSFDGSLEEAVDALAQRPVAFSPGERWLYSPGLNVAGRIVEIVSQQPLDQFLKTKVFDPLRMNRATFFLDEKQLRRVATLYKWNPAEKTLVPSKGFLGDYSQLTAPNPSGGLFATARDMFRFYQMVLNGGMLRGQRIVSKGGVEAMISPQSGDLKTGFTPGNCWGLGWCLVREPQGTTGMFSKGTFGHGGAFGTQGWVDPETDTIYVMMIQRDGLINSDNSKMRRVFQQTAANQLKEGEFENK; this is encoded by the coding sequence ATGCGTTATTCATTGTTTGCGGTTTGCGTATTGTGTTTGCCGGCGTTGAGTGTTGCCCAGTCGGGGCAAACGCCTCCGGAGAATGCTGCAATCAACAAGGCAATGCAGGGGTTTGTTGATGCGGATGCCATTGCTGGTGCTGTTACCCTCGTTGGGCATCGAGGCAAGATTGTCCACCTTAGTGCGGTCGGTTGGGCCGATGTCGAGAAGCAACGACCAATGAAAAAAGGGAGTCTGTTTGCGATCGCATCGATGACGAAGCCGATTGTGTCAACGGCCGTTATGATTCTGCAAGACGAGGGGAAACTGTCTGTCGATGATAAGGTCAGTAAATATCTTCCAGCGTTTGCTGAAGTGAAGTTGCAGGGGGGTGAAACGCCCTCACGTGAAATGACGATTCGTGATTGTGTTACACATACGGCAGGGCTTTCCGGTAAACAATCGTTCGATGGTTCATTGGAAGAAGCTGTTGACGCCCTCGCGCAAAGGCCTGTTGCCTTTTCACCCGGCGAACGCTGGCTTTACAGTCCCGGGCTCAATGTGGCTGGGCGGATTGTGGAGATTGTATCCCAACAACCGCTAGACCAATTTCTTAAGACAAAAGTGTTTGATCCCCTGAGAATGAACCGGGCTACTTTCTTTTTGGATGAGAAGCAATTAAGACGCGTCGCCACACTTTATAAGTGGAACCCTGCGGAGAAAACGCTCGTTCCCTCGAAGGGGTTTCTCGGTGATTACAGCCAGTTGACGGCACCGAATCCGTCTGGTGGGCTTTTCGCCACGGCACGCGATATGTTTCGGTTCTATCAAATGGTGTTGAACGGTGGGATGTTGCGTGGGCAGCGAATTGTTTCGAAAGGTGGTGTCGAGGCGATGATCTCACCGCAGTCAGGCGACTTGAAAACGGGGTTTACCCCAGGGAATTGTTGGGGGCTGGGATGGTGCCTCGTGCGTGAGCCTCAAGGTACGACAGGGATGTTTTCAAAGGGGACGTTCGGTCATGGTGGCGCATTTGGGACGCAGGGGTGGGTGGATCCCGAGACAGACACGATTTACGTGATGATGATTCAACGCGATGGTCTGATCAACAGTGACAACTCGAAAATGCGAAGAGTCTTTCAACAGACGGCGGCCAACCAGTTGAAGGAAGGCGAATTTGAAAACAAGTAA